ACGGAATTATGTTTATAAGAACAAGAAGACTTAGAACTTCTAAAACTCTAAGAGATATGGTAAGAAATGTAACTTTAAGTATAGATGAACTTATATACCCACTTTTTATTGAAGAGGGAGAAAATATCAAAGAAGAGATTACCTCTATGCCTGGTCAATATAGATTTTCTTTAGATAGAATAGATGAGGAATTAGAAGAACTTAAAAAATTAGGAATAAAATCTCTTCTACTTTTTGGAATTCCAAAAAAGAAAGATCCATTAGGTTCAGGAGCTTATGCTGAAGATGGAATTGTACAGGAAGCTATTAGACATGTTAAGAAAAACTTTCCAGAATTCTTAATTATAACTGATGTATGTATGTGTGAATACACATCTCATGGTCATTGTGGAATTCTAAGTAACTGTGATGTTCATAATGATGTTACAATTAAATATATGGCTAAAATAGCACTATCTCATGCTAAGGCTGGGGCTGATATCGTAGCTCCTTCAGATATGATGGATGGTAGAATACAAGCTATCAGAGAGCTTTTAGATGAAAATGGATTTGAGTATCTACCTATTATGGCTTACAGTGTAAAATATGCATCTAATTACTATGGACCTTTTAGAGATGCTGCAGATTCTGCTCCTAGTTTTGGAGATAGAAAAACTTATCAAATGGATTTTAGAAATTCAAAGGAGTTTTACAAAGAAGTAGATTCTGATATAGAAGAGGGAGCAGACTTTATAATGGTTAAACCTGCCCTTGCTTACCTTGACGTTATACACGCCTTAAAAGATATCTCTTTACCATTGGTTGCTTACAATGTGAGTGGAGAATACTCTATGGTTAAAGCTGCTGCTCAAAATGGTTGGATCAACGAAAAGGGAATCGTAATGGAAAATATGTATGCCCTTAAAAGAGCAGGTGTGAATCTTATTATCACTTATCATGCTAAAGATATTGCTCAATGGGTACAAAATGGAGAGATCACACTTTAGGAGGAAAAATATGAATCACGAAATTTCAAAAGAAATATTTAAAAAAGCTCAAAAATATATCCCTGGAGGAGTTAATAGCCCAGTAAGAGCTTTTAAATCTGTTCATAGGGAGGCTCCTATCTTTGCTTGTAAAGGTGAAGGAGCAAAAATATGGGATGAAGATGGGAATGAGTATATTGATTATATCTGCTCTTGGGGACCTTTAATACTTGGACACAATCATCCTAAAATTATCAATGGAGTAAGAGAGGCTATTGAACTTGGAAGCTCTTTTGGACTACCTACTAAAAGAGAAGTTGAACTAGCTGAGCTTATAACTAAATGTTGTCCATCTATTGAGATGGTTAGACTTACAACATCTGGTACAGAGGCTACTATGTCTGCTGTTAGACTTGCTAGAGCCTATACAAATAGAAATAAGATAGCTAAGTTTGAAGGGTGTTATCATGGACATTCTGATGCTCTACTTGTAAAATCTGGATCTGGATTACTAACTGAAGGATATCAAGATAGTAATGGAATTACTGAAGGAGTATTAAAAGATACTGTAACTATACCTTTTGGAGATTTTGATGCCCTAAAAGATGTTTTAGAAAATAGAAATATAGCTTGTTTAATTATGGAGCCTGTTCCTGCTAATATGGGAGTTATCTATCCTAATATTGAATTTTTAAAGATGGTAAGAGAGCTTTGTACTCAAACTGGAACTCTATTAATATTTGATGAGGTTATTTCTGGATTTAGATTAGCTTTAGGAGGAGCACAGGAGTATTTTGGAATCACTCCTGATATGACTACCCTTGGGAAAATAATTGGAGGGGGATATCCAGTTGGAGCTTTTGGTGGAAAAGCTGAAATTATGCAACTTGTTGCCCCTGTAGGAAGAGTTTATCACGCAGGTACTCTTTCTGGAAACCCAGTTGCTGTAAGAGCTGGTTATGAGATGTTAACTTATCTTTCTGATAATAAAGAGACTTTATACAAAGAGCTTGAAGAGAAGGTTAAATATATAACTGATAGAGCTAAAAAATCTGCTGAAAAATATGGTGTAAACATTGTAATTAACTCTATAGGTTCTCTATTCACAATATTTTTTACAGAGAAAAAAGAGGTAAACAATCTTGAAGATGCACTATCTTCTAATACGGAAAATTTTGCTATCTATTTCAATACAATGCTGGAGAATGGTATTATCTGCCCTCCATCTCAATTTGAAGCTCATTTTGTATCCGTAGCTCACACTCAAGAGATACTGGATAGAACTCTTGAAGTTATGGATATGGCATTTAAGGCTATTGGAGAGAAAAATGGAAAATAATTTTTTTCCTCTCTTTATAGATTTAAGAAATAAAAGTGCTTTAGTAATTGGAGCTGGAAAAATAGCCTTTAGAAAAGTGGAAACTCTACTAAAATATGGAGCTAAGGTTACTGTTATAACAAAGGAGATTAAAGAGGAAAAATTTTTTAATCTTAAAAATATTGATATTAAAATAGGAGAGTTTAATGAAACTCTCCTTGAAAATAGATTTATAGTTGTAGCTGCTACTGATAATCCAGAATTTAATAGATATATCTATGAACTTTGCAATTCTAAAAATATATTGGTAAATAATATTACCTCTAAAGAGGAGATGAATTGCCGTTTTGCTAGTATCTTAGAAACTGAAGAGTATCAAATAGCTATAT
This portion of the Candidatus Fusobacterium pullicola genome encodes:
- the hemB gene encoding porphobilinogen synthase encodes the protein MFIRTRRLRTSKTLRDMVRNVTLSIDELIYPLFIEEGENIKEEITSMPGQYRFSLDRIDEELEELKKLGIKSLLLFGIPKKKDPLGSGAYAEDGIVQEAIRHVKKNFPEFLIITDVCMCEYTSHGHCGILSNCDVHNDVTIKYMAKIALSHAKAGADIVAPSDMMDGRIQAIRELLDENGFEYLPIMAYSVKYASNYYGPFRDAADSAPSFGDRKTYQMDFRNSKEFYKEVDSDIEEGADFIMVKPALAYLDVIHALKDISLPLVAYNVSGEYSMVKAAAQNGWINEKGIVMENMYALKRAGVNLIITYHAKDIAQWVQNGEITL
- the hemL gene encoding glutamate-1-semialdehyde 2,1-aminomutase, with translation MNHEISKEIFKKAQKYIPGGVNSPVRAFKSVHREAPIFACKGEGAKIWDEDGNEYIDYICSWGPLILGHNHPKIINGVREAIELGSSFGLPTKREVELAELITKCCPSIEMVRLTTSGTEATMSAVRLARAYTNRNKIAKFEGCYHGHSDALLVKSGSGLLTEGYQDSNGITEGVLKDTVTIPFGDFDALKDVLENRNIACLIMEPVPANMGVIYPNIEFLKMVRELCTQTGTLLIFDEVISGFRLALGGAQEYFGITPDMTTLGKIIGGGYPVGAFGGKAEIMQLVAPVGRVYHAGTLSGNPVAVRAGYEMLTYLSDNKETLYKELEEKVKYITDRAKKSAEKYGVNIVINSIGSLFTIFFTEKKEVNNLEDALSSNTENFAIYFNTMLENGIICPPSQFEAHFVSVAHTQEILDRTLEVMDMAFKAIGEKNGK
- a CDS encoding bifunctional precorrin-2 dehydrogenase/sirohydrochlorin ferrochelatase; translated protein: MENNFFPLFIDLRNKSALVIGAGKIAFRKVETLLKYGAKVTVITKEIKEEKFFNLKNIDIKIGEFNETLLENRFIVVAATDNPEFNRYIYELCNSKNILVNNITSKEEMNCRFASILETEEYQIAISANGNPTKSKALKNKLKEIL